The following DNA comes from Halostagnicola kamekurae.
TAACAACGTCTTCCTCCTGCTATTCCGCGAACCGCTGTTCAGCGGTGCGGGGATGTAACTCTCGACGAAGAGAACCGTCTCGAAGGGTGGTCCAGCCGTTCGCATACTCGCCCCTGTGTATTCAAGTACGTACGTGAGAACGTCCAGATATGCAGGCGTTAGAGCGGATTGTCGATCCCTGCGCCGGGACGGGTGAAGGACCGTTGTGGCACCCCGGGGAGGCGGCGCTTTTCTGGGTGGACATTCCCGTGGGCGTACTGTACCGCTACGATCCCGAAACGGGCGAAAATGCCGTCGCCTACGAGACCGACGACTCGCCGCTGGGTGGATTTACCATCGAGGACGACGGCTGCCTGCTGCTTTTCGAGCACGGAGTGGTTCGTCGCCTGCAACCCGGATCGGTCGACGCCGACCCCGTCGTCCGAGTCGACTCGAGCACGCGATTCAACGACGTAATCGCCGACCCCGAGGGGCGCGTGTTCTGTGGCACGATGCCCGGCGAAAACGCGCTGGGGGACCTCTACCGCATCGATCCCGATGGTACCGTTCAAGTCGTCCTCGAGAATGTCGACATTCCGAACGGAATGGGATTCACGACCGACGAGGAGACGTTCTACTTCACGGAATCGGAAGCGAATCGGATCTACGCGTTCGATTACGACAGGACTACTGGGGAGATATCCGCCCAGCGGACGTTCGTCGAAACGCCGCCCGACGACGGGGTCCCGGACGGGATGACAGTCGACGAAAACGGACACATCTGGTCGGCGCGTTGGAACGGCGGTCGAATCCTGCGATACGATTCGACGGGTGCCGTCCGCGCCGAGTACGAACTTCCGGCCCGAAAGGTGTCCTCGGTTACGTTCGGTGGTTCGAAGTACGCGGATCTGTACGTTACGACCGCGCTCGACGGCGGAACGCGCGACGCGGAAGGAGACGGAGCTGGGGTGCTGTTTCGCGTTCCCGGCTCCGAAATCGACGCCGCCGGCGTTCCCGAGTTCCGATCGAGGATTGGGATCGAGTAAGCGAACGGGCCCTACCCAGAAGCGAACGAAGGTTCTCAAAACCCGCGGCGAGATCGACTCCTGCTCAGCCCGACCGCCAACTTCGATCCGGTTTCCATCCGAGCACGCGACGGGCTTTCTCCGTCGAGATGAGCGACTGGTGGGACTCGAGGGGTGCATTCAGGCTCGCATTCGGATAGTAGCGCTCGACGAGCGTCTCGGAATCCGCGGCCGCGGTCGTGTCGGCCGCGACCGCCCAGAAGCGTTCGTGCCCGTCGAAGGACGCCTCGACCGCCAGCCGAGCGATCGACGCGGCGTCATCGATGTGGAGGTACGAAAAGAGCACGTCTCGAGTCGTGTGGTGCCAGGCGTCGGCCAGTCCCTCGAGCGATCGGTCCGTCTCGACGAACGTCTCTCGCAGTTCCTCGTCGGTCGCGACCCACGGGTACCGAAGCGACGATATCGTCGGCCCCTCGGGCGTTCGAGCGAATCCGTCCGCGGTGACCTCCATGGCGTGCTTGGCGACCGCGTACGGATCCCTGGGCGTCAACGGGTGGTCTTCGT
Coding sequences within:
- a CDS encoding NAD-dependent epimerase/dehydratase family protein — its product is MAIERVAVTGGNGKIGEAILAELGEHGYDTINLSRGKRTETVSDRFQSIDLLDAGAVYGSLAQTNADAVVHMGTIPGPTDHPGFETYESTVQSSYHVLEAATNLGLESVVLPSSINAMGAAYQEAPTEVRYLPVDEDHPLTPRDPYAVAKHAMEVTADGFARTPEGPTISSLRYPWVATDEELRETFVETDRSLEGLADAWHHTTRDVLFSYLHIDDAASIARLAVEASFDGHERFWAVAADTTAAADSETLVERYYPNASLNAPLESHQSLISTEKARRVLGWKPDRSWRSG
- a CDS encoding SMP-30/gluconolactonase/LRE family protein encodes the protein MQALERIVDPCAGTGEGPLWHPGEAALFWVDIPVGVLYRYDPETGENAVAYETDDSPLGGFTIEDDGCLLLFEHGVVRRLQPGSVDADPVVRVDSSTRFNDVIADPEGRVFCGTMPGENALGDLYRIDPDGTVQVVLENVDIPNGMGFTTDEETFYFTESEANRIYAFDYDRTTGEISAQRTFVETPPDDGVPDGMTVDENGHIWSARWNGGRILRYDSTGAVRAEYELPARKVSSVTFGGSKYADLYVTTALDGGTRDAEGDGAGVLFRVPGSEIDAAGVPEFRSRIGIE